Proteins from a single region of Thermosipho japonicus:
- the trmB gene encoding tRNA (guanosine(46)-N7)-methyltransferase TrmB, which yields MIYPEYELKPQFYEEFPLQWKKIFGNNNPLHVELGFGNGEFAAYYTQKHKNINYIGFELSITSIVKAQRKLKRNNATNAKLILCDARFGLREFFDTNSIEKVIMNFPVPWYKNSQAHRRIIIQDFFETLADVLIENGEFELLTDQEWYAKEAFENAKNSGCFEVFDIEKNPKREFLTRYEKKWIKFNRDIFKLVVKKIKDVKVNRLIGGVNEMPHASGKINEEKIKLLKGRVFKENNKVFVIKNIYKELDSNSHIFKVISSDGDFSQHYFLVLYQKDNENWVIKLDSESNPYRTPAVKWSVKKIMGVLQ from the coding sequence ATGGAAAAAAATATTTGGTAATAATAACCCACTTCATGTTGAACTTGGATTTGGCAATGGAGAATTTGCAGCATATTATACTCAAAAACATAAAAATATAAATTATATTGGATTTGAACTTTCAATTACTTCTATAGTAAAGGCTCAAAGAAAATTAAAAAGAAACAATGCAACAAATGCAAAATTAATATTATGTGATGCAAGATTTGGATTAAGAGAATTCTTTGATACCAATTCAATAGAAAAGGTTATTATGAACTTTCCAGTTCCATGGTATAAAAACTCACAGGCACATAGACGAATTATAATTCAAGATTTTTTTGAAACTTTAGCAGATGTTCTGATTGAAAATGGAGAATTTGAACTTTTAACCGACCAAGAATGGTATGCAAAAGAAGCTTTTGAAAATGCAAAAAATTCAGGATGCTTTGAAGTATTTGACATTGAAAAAAATCCTAAACGTGAATTTTTAACTCGTTATGAAAAAAAATGGATAAAATTCAATAGAGATATATTCAAACTTGTAGTTAAAAAAATAAAAGACGTAAAGGTTAATAGATTAATCGGAGGTGTTAACGAAATGCCACATGCATCTGGAAAAATAAACGAAGAAAAAATAAAACTACTTAAAGGTAGAGTATTCAAAGAAAATAATAAAGTTTTTGTGATAAAAAATATATATAAAGAATTAGATTCTAACTCTCATATATTTAAAGTTATTTCTTCTGACGGTGATTTTTCACAACACTATTTCTTAGTGCTCTATCAAAAAGATAATGAAAATTGGGTAATAAAACTAGATAGTGAATCAAATCCATATAGAACTCCTGCAGTTAAATGGTCTGTAAAAAAAATTATGGGGGTGCTTCAGTGA
- a CDS encoding NAD(P)H-dependent glycerol-3-phosphate dehydrogenase produces the protein MKFGILGAGSWGCAFANLLVENGHDVLVWARRKEVVDEINNYSKNSYLPNVKLNFKATNDLNEIIEFSEFLVIAIPVQFIRDVIKNIKVWNIKGILNLSKGIENKTLKRVSEIIEEFTNTPYSILSGPSHAEEVANKIPTAVTVSGSNAKLFQSLISNDYFRVYTSEDITGVEIAGALKNVMAIAAGILDGLGGWDNSKAALMTRALHEMIKFGKIFGADEKTFFGLPGVGDLMVTCNSSHSRNRMFGELIAKGTTLNELIKNNKMIAEGIYTVKAVVEIAKKKNIEMPIANEVYEILYNNKNPKYSMVELMRRPLKKEWLI, from the coding sequence GTGAAATTCGGAATACTTGGTGCTGGAAGTTGGGGTTGTGCATTTGCAAATTTATTAGTTGAAAATGGCCATGATGTGCTTGTTTGGGCTAGAAGAAAAGAAGTTGTAGATGAAATAAATAATTACTCTAAGAATTCTTATTTACCCAATGTCAAACTAAATTTTAAAGCAACAAATGATTTAAATGAAATCATCGAGTTTTCAGAGTTTCTAGTTATAGCTATTCCTGTTCAATTTATTAGAGACGTGATTAAAAACATTAAAGTATGGAATATTAAAGGGATTTTAAATCTTTCAAAAGGGATTGAAAATAAAACTTTGAAAAGAGTTTCAGAAATTATTGAAGAGTTCACGAATACCCCATATTCAATACTTTCGGGGCCATCTCATGCTGAAGAAGTAGCAAATAAAATACCAACGGCAGTTACAGTTTCAGGAAGTAATGCAAAACTCTTTCAATCTCTAATTAGTAATGATTATTTTAGAGTTTATACGTCAGAAGATATAACTGGAGTTGAAATAGCAGGTGCACTTAAAAATGTAATGGCTATTGCTGCAGGAATATTAGACGGGCTAGGTGGATGGGATAATTCCAAAGCTGCTTTAATGACAAGAGCGCTTCATGAAATGATTAAATTTGGAAAAATATTTGGAGCAGATGAAAAAACGTTTTTTGGGCTCCCAGGCGTTGGTGACTTAATGGTAACATGTAATAGTAGCCACAGTAGAAATAGAATGTTTGGAGAACTAATAGCAAAAGGAACTACTTTAAACGAACTAATAAAAAATAACAAAATGATTGCCGAAGGAATTTACACAGTAAAAGCCGTTGTTGAAATTGCAAAGAAAAAAAACATTGAAATGCCAATTGCAAATGAAGTTTACGAAATATTATATAATAACAAAAATCCTAAATATTCTATGGTTGAACTCATGAGGAGGCCTTTAAAAAAAGAATGGCTCATATAA
- a CDS encoding monovalent cation/H+ antiporter complex subunit F: protein MIYIIFVSIIFSIISVLKEKDIYYKLVPLLTIQTKVSILIILYSYIKEQPMLIDIGIFYLLLSIGGTFVISSFISRSDL, encoded by the coding sequence GTGATATATATAATATTTGTTTCTATTATTTTTTCAATTATTTCTGTTTTAAAAGAAAAAGATATTTATTATAAATTAGTACCTTTACTTACAATACAAACCAAAGTATCAATTCTTATTATATTATACTCTTACATTAAAGAACAGCCAATGTTAATAGATATTGGTATTTTTTATCTTTTGCTCTCCATCGGTGGAACCTTTGTTATATCATCTTTCATTTCCAGGAGTGATTTATGA
- a CDS encoding monovalent cation/H(+) antiporter subunit G, which translates to MIIIYLGTLIMLIGNFLAFFQKNILKKIHYIGAGDTSGAILILIGLLTKNYEIPKIISTILILIVGLPASSYFISISIIRKEKKL; encoded by the coding sequence ATGATAATTATATACCTTGGTACTTTAATAATGCTTATTGGAAATTTTTTGGCTTTTTTTCAAAAAAACATTCTTAAAAAAATCCACTATATTGGTGCCGGCGATACTTCTGGAGCTATTTTAATATTGATTGGGTTATTAACAAAAAATTATGAAATACCAAAAATAATATCTACAATTTTAATTTTAATAGTAGGTCTCCCTGCTTCAAGTTATTTTATTTCCATTTCCATTATAAGAAAGGAAAAAAAGCTATGA
- a CDS encoding Na(+)/H(+) antiporter subunit B, translated as MIRYIFGMTAIFVTISIFFSNKTFNSFLYRTILSVLMVAIYTLYLAPDVALAEAMLGALLSTFVYLLTFKIHSKIKVVIVEIPILCENHQNIPVGLIPEILKDFAKKYNHKIEFICEESISKVDKLLFSGEVDIAISYEGDFKILEIPIYKYKDREFTYFEITKSSNIDYSKVKKIKNASLYFKFSDKDTTLFEEFSSFYNSQYINEKLKKYKLGGI; from the coding sequence ATGATAAGGTATATTTTTGGAATGACTGCAATTTTTGTAACAATCTCTATATTTTTCTCAAATAAAACTTTTAACTCTTTTTTATATAGAACAATTCTTAGTGTTTTAATGGTTGCAATTTATACATTATATCTTGCACCAGATGTAGCACTAGCCGAAGCAATGTTAGGTGCTCTTTTATCAACTTTTGTATACCTTTTAACATTCAAAATCCATTCAAAAATAAAAGTTGTAATCGTCGAAATACCAATACTCTGTGAAAATCATCAAAATATACCTGTTGGTTTGATCCCAGAAATACTTAAAGATTTTGCTAAAAAATATAACCATAAAATTGAATTCATTTGTGAAGAATCTATTTCTAAAGTCGACAAATTACTCTTTTCTGGAGAAGTTGACATTGCAATTTCTTATGAAGGTGATTTTAAAATTCTAGAAATACCTATTTATAAATACAAAGATAGAGAATTTACATATTTTGAAATAACAAAATCTTCAAACATAGATTATTCAAAAGTAAAAAAAATAAAAAACGCTTCTTTATATTTTAAATTCTCTGACAAAGATACAACACTCTTTGAAGAATTTTCTTCATTTTATAATTCTCAATATATAAATGAAAAACTTAAAAAATACAAATTAGGAGGGATTTGA
- a CDS encoding M42 family metallopeptidase, translating into MTYVQETVNKIVELCNIPSPTGYTYKAIKYLIEEFKNLGFKYYLTNKNNLLVDLGHGDSNAIMFTAHVDTLGAMVRSITNKGTLKITRIGGYPFSHIENENCTIFTRDGKEFTGTIYNIHPSVHVYEDSGTIKRNEENMEIVLDQKVYTKEDVIELGIMPGDFVAFDPRTVVTKTGFIKSRHLDDKASAGILIALAKSIRDFVIEPKRRVYMLFTSYEEVGHGGAANIPEDVTEVIAVDMGAVGSDLESNVYSASICAKDSSGPYDYEIVGKLIKAAKFAEVNYTVDIYPYYSSDVSAALRAGHDIKHGLVGPGIYASHGYERTHIEAIEATLKLLQKYLEID; encoded by the coding sequence ATGACATACGTTCAAGAAACTGTTAACAAGATTGTAGAACTTTGCAATATACCAAGTCCTACTGGTTACACCTATAAAGCTATAAAATACTTAATTGAGGAATTTAAAAATCTTGGTTTTAAATACTACCTAACTAACAAAAACAACTTGTTAGTTGACCTTGGACATGGTGATAGTAATGCAATCATGTTTACTGCTCATGTAGATACTTTAGGTGCAATGGTAAGATCCATAACAAATAAAGGGACACTTAAAATTACAAGAATTGGTGGTTATCCTTTCAGTCATATTGAAAATGAAAATTGTACTATTTTCACAAGAGATGGTAAAGAATTTACCGGTACAATTTATAATATTCATCCATCAGTTCATGTGTATGAGGATAGTGGAACAATAAAAAGAAATGAAGAAAATATGGAAATTGTTTTAGATCAGAAAGTTTATACAAAAGAAGATGTTATCGAACTTGGAATTATGCCAGGAGACTTTGTAGCCTTTGATCCCAGAACTGTGGTAACAAAAACAGGCTTTATTAAGAGTAGGCATCTTGATGATAAAGCAAGCGCAGGTATATTAATAGCACTTGCAAAGTCAATACGCGATTTTGTAATTGAACCAAAGAGAAGAGTTTACATGCTTTTCACAAGTTATGAAGAAGTTGGCCATGGTGGAGCAGCAAATATTCCCGAAGATGTTACTGAGGTTATAGCTGTAGACATGGGAGCAGTTGGCAGTGATCTTGAATCAAATGTTTACTCTGCATCAATTTGTGCCAAAGATTCCAGTGGCCCATATGATTATGAAATTGTTGGAAAATTAATAAAAGCTGCAAAGTTTGCTGAAGTAAATTATACAGTTGATATTTATCCTTATTATAGTTCTGATGTTAGTGCTGCTTTAAGGGCTGGACACGATATAAAACATGGACTTGTTGGTCCCGGAATTTATGCTTCACATGGTTATGAGAGAACTCATATTGAGGCTATTGAAGCTACACTAAAGCTTTTACAAAAGTATCTTGAAATTGACTAA